The Nesterenkonia xinjiangensis genome contains a region encoding:
- a CDS encoding beta-galactosidase — translation MNPPADITVTPRWIARDGVPWFPVTGEIHYSRISPERWSDVLGLARAGGLTSVATYVFWRHHEPRPGEFDWSGPRDLRGFIRRAAAHGLEVVVRLGPWSHGEVRHGGFPDWLVGSGVPTRRDHPEYLGRVRAFYAQIVAQLEGLTHDDGGPVIAAQIENELADQPEHLATLRTMAEELGLQVPLWTATGWGGARLPESLLPVCSGYADGFWADSLAAWPSFCRVHFHYEEVRDDLGVGDDVARALAAEATSVSPSAAPLPTAPQSPDPQTPFLTCELGGGMHVAYHRRPLVSGEDVAALALATIGSGSVWQGFYMYAGGSNPFGGGAAHPDGEQESQATGYPNDVPQISYDFGAPIGEHGRIRPHYEMLRRQHLWLAADGHRLAAMRSRVGGGSAEDPHSLRWAVRSDGDSGYLFLSTYVPDGHLDPQPALQLRLGPEQGLDASQLVPHEPVDLPAGISTVWPVNLPLDERTRLVSATAELLTRREEEGGAVVVLTARRGIPVQLLLAGAVEVSGPCRATGTDDGDTFVELTADPGPEVLLTCGSVRLLILDEATADQLAVLPVDGRESMVLCSAPVHAEPVHADSVRPAATRLVVHTEEPEVTLDVWQGAGTSPRWRRRLVSAPRAGQQEVLCRSLVLPATAPQPRVGGPEERLAAPADFSGAAVVELSIPEEHLEDEDQGSGQLLLRVDWTGDVGRARLGDRLISDHFWHGREWEMDLTPWREELRRGSLTLELLPWCAASGVWVHPSVREVEDGVVVRSARLIRRERVVVTG, via the coding sequence ATGAACCCGCCCGCCGACATCACCGTCACCCCGCGCTGGATCGCCCGGGACGGTGTGCCCTGGTTCCCCGTCACCGGGGAGATCCACTACAGCCGCATCTCCCCGGAGCGCTGGTCGGACGTGCTGGGCCTGGCCCGCGCCGGCGGGCTGACCTCGGTGGCGACCTACGTCTTCTGGAGACACCATGAGCCTCGTCCCGGGGAGTTCGACTGGTCCGGGCCCCGTGACCTGAGGGGCTTCATCCGCCGTGCGGCGGCCCACGGGCTCGAGGTCGTCGTCCGCCTGGGCCCCTGGTCCCATGGAGAGGTGCGCCACGGCGGCTTCCCGGACTGGCTGGTGGGTTCGGGAGTCCCCACCCGGCGCGACCATCCGGAGTATCTGGGGCGGGTGCGCGCCTTCTACGCGCAGATCGTCGCCCAGCTGGAGGGGCTGACCCACGACGACGGCGGCCCGGTCATCGCCGCTCAGATCGAGAACGAGCTGGCAGATCAGCCCGAGCATCTGGCCACCCTCCGGACCATGGCTGAGGAGCTGGGGCTGCAGGTCCCGCTGTGGACCGCCACCGGATGGGGCGGCGCCCGCCTGCCCGAGAGCCTGCTGCCGGTGTGCAGCGGCTACGCGGACGGGTTCTGGGCGGATTCGCTGGCCGCATGGCCGTCGTTCTGCCGGGTCCACTTTCACTATGAGGAGGTCCGCGATGATCTCGGCGTCGGCGACGACGTCGCCCGGGCACTGGCCGCCGAGGCCACGTCGGTCTCACCGTCCGCGGCACCGCTCCCCACTGCTCCGCAGTCCCCGGACCCGCAGACCCCCTTCCTCACCTGTGAGCTCGGCGGCGGCATGCACGTGGCCTATCACCGACGCCCCCTGGTCAGCGGGGAGGACGTGGCCGCCCTCGCCCTGGCCACCATCGGCAGCGGTTCCGTGTGGCAGGGCTTCTACATGTACGCCGGCGGCAGCAACCCGTTCGGGGGCGGAGCCGCGCATCCCGACGGCGAGCAGGAGTCCCAGGCCACCGGCTACCCCAACGACGTCCCGCAGATCAGCTACGACTTCGGTGCACCCATCGGGGAGCACGGCCGCATCCGTCCGCACTACGAGATGCTGCGGCGCCAACACCTGTGGCTCGCCGCAGACGGGCACCGGCTGGCCGCGATGCGCAGCCGGGTCGGAGGCGGGTCCGCCGAGGACCCGCACAGCCTGCGCTGGGCGGTCCGCTCCGACGGCGACTCCGGCTACCTCTTCCTCAGCACCTACGTCCCCGACGGCCACCTCGACCCTCAGCCCGCCCTGCAGCTGCGCCTCGGTCCCGAGCAGGGGCTGGACGCCTCCCAGCTGGTGCCCCATGAGCCGGTGGATCTGCCGGCCGGCATCTCCACCGTGTGGCCGGTGAACCTGCCGCTGGACGAGCGCACCCGGCTGGTCAGCGCCACCGCGGAGCTGCTGACCCGCCGCGAGGAGGAGGGCGGCGCCGTCGTCGTGCTCACGGCGCGGCGCGGTATCCCGGTGCAGCTGCTGCTCGCCGGGGCGGTGGAGGTCTCCGGTCCGTGCCGTGCCACCGGCACCGACGACGGCGACACGTTCGTCGAGCTGACCGCCGACCCCGGTCCGGAGGTCCTGCTGACCTGCGGGAGCGTCCGCCTGCTGATCCTCGACGAGGCCACCGCCGACCAGCTCGCCGTGCTGCCCGTGGACGGCCGGGAGTCGATGGTGCTCTGCTCCGCCCCGGTGCACGCTGAGCCGGTGCACGCTGATTCGGTGCGCCCCGCCGCGACCCGGCTGGTGGTCCACACCGAGGAGCCCGAGGTGACGCTCGACGTCTGGCAGGGCGCCGGCACCTCGCCGCGGTGGCGGCGTCGGCTGGTGTCCGCGCCGCGAGCGGGGCAGCAGGAGGTGCTGTGTCGCAGTCTGGTCCTGCCGGCGACGGCCCCGCAGCCCAGGGTGGGAGGCCCGGAGGAGAGGCTCGCGGCTCCCGCGGACTTCAGCGGCGCCGCCGTCGTGGAGCTGTCGATCCCCGAGGAGCATCTGGAGGACGAGGACCAAGGGTCCGGGCAGCTGCTCCTGCGCGTGGACTGGACCGGCGACGTCGGCCGTGCTCGACTGGGGGACCGGCTGATCAGCGACCACTTCTGGCATGGCCGGGAGTGGGAGATGGACCTGACTCCGTGGCGGGAGGAGCTCCGGCGCGGCTCGCTGACCCTGGAGCTGCTGCCCTGGTGCGCCGCATCGGGCGTGTGGGTCCATCCGTCCGTACGGGAGGTGGAGGACGGCGTCGTGGTGCGGTCGGCCCGGCTCATCCGACGCGAACGGGTGGTGGTCACGGGCTGA